One genomic segment of Ricinus communis isolate WT05 ecotype wild-type chromosome 5, ASM1957865v1, whole genome shotgun sequence includes these proteins:
- the LOC8258754 gene encoding protein PIN-LIKES 3-like isoform X1 translates to MRLLDLFAIASMPVLKVLLITALGSFLAFDNVNILGEEARKQINRVVFYVFNPALVGGNLAKTITFESILLLWFMPVNILITFIIGSALGWILIKITAPPKHLKGLILGCCAAGNMGNLVLIIVPAMCREKGSPFGPPDVCHAYGISYASLSMAIGAIYMWSYVYNMMRISASEINKEVRRKDTEGTPESMNSGNLLPSKELPISAELTYGLLHPGTESDKIVKTFTWTQVSNKIKQHLRMISEKLNLKAIFAPSTIGAIVGFIVGAVPQIRELLIGTNAPLHVIEDSASLVGDAAIPAVTLIVGGNLLRGLKGSGIQLSLVFGILGVRYVILPLLGIVIVRGAVHFGLVGSDPLYQFILLVQFAVPPAMNIGTMTQLFGTGQSECSVIMLWTYAMASISLTLWSTLFLWMVT, encoded by the exons ATGCGGCTCCTGGATCTGTTTGCCATTGCTTCTATGCCTGTTCTCAAAGTACTCCTCATCACTGCGCTTGGCTCTTTCTTGGCTTTCGACAATGTCAATATCTTGGGGGAGGAAGCAAGGAAGCAAATTAACCGA GTTGTTTTTTATGTCTTCAATCCAGCACTAGTAGGGGGCAACTTGGCTAAAACAATCACCTTTGAAAGCATTCTATTGCT GTGGTTTATGCCCGTCAATATCCTTATTACATTTATTATTGGTTCAGCACTGGGTTGGATACTCATCAAAATCACAGCCCCTCCAAAACATCTTAAAGGCCTTATATTGGGTTGCTGTGCTGCAG GAAACATGGGAAACTTGGTTTTAATCATTGTCCCAGCAATGTGTAGAGAGAAAGGAAGTCCATTTGGACCACCTGATGTTTGCCACGCATATGGGATCTCTTATGCTTCACTTTCAATGGCG ATAGGTGCCATTTATATGTGGTCTTATGTTTATAACATGATGAGAATTTCAGCAAGTGAGATCAACAAAGAAGTTCGTAGGAAAGACACTGAAGGAACACCAGAATCCATGAACTCGGGAAATCTTCTTCCTTCCAAAGAATTGCCCATTTCTGCTGAGCTTACATATGGTTTACTGCATCCTGGGACAGAGTCTGATAAAATTGTTAAG ACTTTCACATGGACACAAGTCTCAAACAAGATTAAGCAACATTTGCGGATGATTTCAGAAAAACTTAATCTGAAAGCAATATttgcaccttcaactattggagCG ATTGTGGGGTTTATTGTTGGAGCAGTCCCTCAAATTCGAGAGTTGTTGATTGGTACTAATGCTCCCCTTCACGTAATTGAAGATTCGGCTTCTTTAGTTGG AGATGCAGCCATCCCAGCTGTTACCCTGATAGTTGGAGGAAACCTTCTTAGAG GTTTAAAAGGATCAGGAATTCAGTTGTCACTGGTATTTGGAATATTAGGAGTTCGGTATGTTATCCTACCTCTACTGGGGATTGTAATCGTTAGAGGTGCAGTGCATTTTGGTCTTGTGGGTTCAGATCCATTGTACCAGTTTATCCTTCTGGTGCAATTTGCAGTTCCACCAGCTATGAACATAG GGACGATGACTCAATTGTTTGGTACTGGACAGAGTGAATGTTCTGTTATAATGCTGTGGACATATGCTATGGCATCGATTTCTCTTACACTATGGTCAACCCTTTTCTTGTGGATGGTGACTTGA
- the LOC8258754 gene encoding protein PIN-LIKES 3-like isoform X2 — MWFMPVNILITFIIGSALGWILIKITAPPKHLKGLILGCCAAGNMGNLVLIIVPAMCREKGSPFGPPDVCHAYGISYASLSMAIGAIYMWSYVYNMMRISASEINKEVRRKDTEGTPESMNSGNLLPSKELPISAELTYGLLHPGTESDKIVKTFTWTQVSNKIKQHLRMISEKLNLKAIFAPSTIGAIVGFIVGAVPQIRELLIGTNAPLHVIEDSASLVGDAAIPAVTLIVGGNLLRGLKGSGIQLSLVFGILGVRYVILPLLGIVIVRGAVHFGLVGSDPLYQFILLVQFAVPPAMNIGTMTQLFGTGQSECSVIMLWTYAMASISLTLWSTLFLWMVT; from the exons AT GTGGTTTATGCCCGTCAATATCCTTATTACATTTATTATTGGTTCAGCACTGGGTTGGATACTCATCAAAATCACAGCCCCTCCAAAACATCTTAAAGGCCTTATATTGGGTTGCTGTGCTGCAG GAAACATGGGAAACTTGGTTTTAATCATTGTCCCAGCAATGTGTAGAGAGAAAGGAAGTCCATTTGGACCACCTGATGTTTGCCACGCATATGGGATCTCTTATGCTTCACTTTCAATGGCG ATAGGTGCCATTTATATGTGGTCTTATGTTTATAACATGATGAGAATTTCAGCAAGTGAGATCAACAAAGAAGTTCGTAGGAAAGACACTGAAGGAACACCAGAATCCATGAACTCGGGAAATCTTCTTCCTTCCAAAGAATTGCCCATTTCTGCTGAGCTTACATATGGTTTACTGCATCCTGGGACAGAGTCTGATAAAATTGTTAAG ACTTTCACATGGACACAAGTCTCAAACAAGATTAAGCAACATTTGCGGATGATTTCAGAAAAACTTAATCTGAAAGCAATATttgcaccttcaactattggagCG ATTGTGGGGTTTATTGTTGGAGCAGTCCCTCAAATTCGAGAGTTGTTGATTGGTACTAATGCTCCCCTTCACGTAATTGAAGATTCGGCTTCTTTAGTTGG AGATGCAGCCATCCCAGCTGTTACCCTGATAGTTGGAGGAAACCTTCTTAGAG GTTTAAAAGGATCAGGAATTCAGTTGTCACTGGTATTTGGAATATTAGGAGTTCGGTATGTTATCCTACCTCTACTGGGGATTGTAATCGTTAGAGGTGCAGTGCATTTTGGTCTTGTGGGTTCAGATCCATTGTACCAGTTTATCCTTCTGGTGCAATTTGCAGTTCCACCAGCTATGAACATAG GGACGATGACTCAATTGTTTGGTACTGGACAGAGTGAATGTTCTGTTATAATGCTGTGGACATATGCTATGGCATCGATTTCTCTTACACTATGGTCAACCCTTTTCTTGTGGATGGTGACTTGA